The proteins below come from a single Streptomyces sp. SCSIO 75703 genomic window:
- the gatC gene encoding Asp-tRNA(Asn)/Glu-tRNA(Gln) amidotransferase subunit GatC has translation MPGITREEVAHLARLARLELKPEELDHFAGQLDDIIGAVARVGEVADQDVPPTSHPLPLTNVMRADEVRPSLTPEQALSGAPAQEQQRFKVPQILGEE, from the coding sequence ATGCCTGGCATCACGCGCGAGGAGGTCGCCCACCTCGCCCGGCTGGCGCGTCTGGAGCTGAAGCCCGAAGAGCTCGATCACTTCGCGGGACAGCTCGACGACATCATCGGCGCGGTCGCCCGCGTCGGCGAGGTCGCCGACCAAGACGTACCGCCGACCTCGCACCCGCTCCCGCTGACCAACGTCATGCGGGCGGACGAGGTCCGTCCGTCGCTCACGCCCGAGCAGGCGCTCTCCGGCGCCCCGGCCCAGGAGCAGCAGCGTTTCAAGGTGCCGCAGATCCTGGGGGAGGAGTAG
- a CDS encoding bifunctional diguanylate cyclase/phosphodiesterase → MEPTESATAGSRLRLSRLMRAWHPSRRAPGPARGGAASAGGAGRRPAAGVRGGAPPVSGHPPHPSHLPGTERPVPRAVLPVAVLVAAGCVLGAGFHRAFAGGHALFPSGTTGWALAVLTGIVVGHLVMLGRSRWWGGTGSGVTLTLSVLLLYGWAPAGMVSLTVVVLVGVARRGHWRQGLLHGAVDILGIAAGALLLGACGSVPSVEHPWDPDTWTLYAAPKVVLTALAYLGVTRALLWFLHAPRAGLPSVARTALVRHGLVAVALLGIAPLVCVVAVAKPLLLPLFAVPLIALDAALWIARARAEEQLRDPLTGLPNRQWLLERTWTALDDAERAEARAVLMLIDLDRFRSVNDTLGHRAGDRLLLQTADRLRQALPRGAEAARLGGDEFAVLLPVADSTTSAARIARGLVGALGSPLDLDGLTLVLEASAGVAVFPDHALDAEGLLRRADVAMYQAKRDRTGVEVYESKRDSNTPDRLGLLADLRRALDAREVQLHYQPKVRFDGQVAGLEALVRWVHPERGKVPPDEFIAIAESSGLMPHLTEYVLETALAQVARWRSQGLFVPVAVNVSPRDVHTPGFAGSVAARLARHGVPAGALQLEITEHVLLEDPQRAADSLNALTGHGVKMSLDDFGTGYSSLVHLRRLPVSELKIDRSFVARLAVDAEDAEIVRCTVDLAHSLGLLVVAEGVEDDETWERLRDLGCDAVQGWLVAAAMPPEETTAWLRARGSRGWQRPAAALPAAADDQGRVG, encoded by the coding sequence ATGGAACCGACCGAGAGCGCCACCGCGGGCTCACGGCTGCGCCTGAGTCGCCTGATGCGCGCGTGGCACCCGAGCCGGCGGGCCCCGGGGCCCGCCCGAGGCGGGGCAGCCTCGGCCGGGGGAGCCGGACGGCGCCCCGCGGCCGGCGTCCGCGGCGGCGCCCCGCCGGTATCCGGCCATCCACCTCACCCGTCCCACCTGCCCGGCACCGAACGGCCCGTACCCCGGGCCGTGTTGCCCGTCGCCGTCCTCGTGGCGGCCGGGTGCGTGCTCGGCGCCGGTTTCCACCGGGCCTTCGCCGGCGGCCACGCCCTCTTCCCGTCCGGCACCACCGGCTGGGCCCTCGCCGTGCTCACCGGCATCGTCGTCGGCCACCTCGTCATGCTCGGCCGCTCCCGCTGGTGGGGCGGCACCGGCTCCGGCGTCACCCTCACCCTCTCCGTCCTGCTCCTCTACGGCTGGGCCCCGGCCGGCATGGTCAGCCTCACCGTCGTCGTCCTGGTCGGCGTCGCCCGCCGGGGCCACTGGCGCCAGGGCCTCCTGCACGGCGCGGTGGACATCCTCGGCATCGCCGCCGGCGCCCTGCTGCTCGGCGCCTGCGGCTCCGTGCCCTCCGTCGAACACCCCTGGGACCCGGACACCTGGACGCTGTACGCGGCGCCCAAAGTGGTGCTGACCGCCCTCGCCTACCTCGGCGTCACCCGCGCGCTGCTGTGGTTCCTGCACGCCCCGCGCGCCGGACTGCCCTCCGTCGCCCGCACCGCCCTGGTCCGGCACGGGCTGGTGGCCGTCGCCCTGCTCGGCATCGCGCCGCTGGTCTGCGTGGTGGCCGTCGCCAAGCCGCTGCTGCTGCCGCTGTTCGCCGTCCCGCTGATCGCCCTCGACGCCGCCCTGTGGATCGCCCGCGCCCGCGCCGAGGAGCAACTGCGCGACCCGCTCACCGGGCTGCCCAACCGGCAGTGGCTGCTGGAGCGGACCTGGACCGCGCTGGACGACGCCGAACGCGCCGAAGCCCGCGCCGTCCTGATGCTGATCGACCTCGACCGCTTCCGGTCGGTCAACGACACCCTCGGCCACCGGGCCGGTGACCGGCTGCTGTTGCAGACGGCCGACCGGCTGCGGCAGGCGCTGCCGCGCGGGGCGGAGGCCGCGCGGCTCGGCGGCGACGAGTTCGCCGTGCTCCTGCCCGTCGCCGACTCCACCACGTCGGCCGCCCGGATCGCCCGCGGCCTGGTCGGCGCGCTCGGCTCGCCGCTCGACCTGGACGGGCTCACCCTCGTCCTGGAGGCCAGCGCCGGCGTCGCCGTCTTCCCCGACCACGCGCTCGACGCCGAAGGGCTGCTGCGCCGCGCGGACGTGGCGATGTACCAGGCCAAGCGCGACCGCACCGGCGTCGAGGTCTACGAGTCCAAGCGGGACTCCAACACCCCCGACCGCCTCGGCCTCCTGGCCGATCTGCGCCGCGCCCTGGACGCCCGCGAGGTCCAGCTCCACTACCAGCCCAAGGTCCGCTTCGACGGTCAGGTCGCAGGGCTGGAGGCACTGGTCCGCTGGGTCCACCCGGAGCGCGGCAAGGTGCCGCCGGACGAGTTCATAGCGATCGCCGAGTCCTCCGGGCTGATGCCGCACCTGACGGAGTACGTGCTGGAGACCGCGCTCGCCCAGGTCGCCCGCTGGCGTTCCCAGGGACTCTTCGTGCCGGTCGCCGTCAACGTCTCCCCGCGCGACGTGCACACCCCCGGCTTCGCCGGCTCGGTCGCCGCGCGGCTCGCCCGGCACGGCGTCCCGGCGGGCGCCCTCCAACTGGAGATCACCGAGCACGTCCTCCTGGAGGACCCGCAGCGCGCCGCCGACAGCCTCAACGCGCTGACCGGGCACGGCGTGAAGATGTCCCTGGACGACTTCGGCACCGGCTACTCCTCGCTGGTCCACCTGCGCCGGCTGCCCGTCAGCGAACTGAAGATCGACCGCTCCTTCGTGGCCCGGCTCGCCGTGGACGCGGAGGACGCCGAGATCGTGCGCTGCACGGTCGACCTCGCCCACTCCCTGGGCCTGCTGGTCGTCGCCGAGGGGGTCGAGGACGACGAGACCTGGGAACGCCTGCGCGACCTGGGCTGCGACGCCGTCCAGGGCTGGCTGGTGGCCGCCGCGATGCCGCCGGAGGAGACCACCGCCTGGCTGCGGGCCCGCGGTTCGCGCGGCTGGCAGCGCCCCGCCGCCGCGCTCCCGGCCGCCGCCGACGACCAGGGCCGCGTGGGCTGA
- the ligA gene encoding NAD-dependent DNA ligase LigA, protein MAGDKQAETTSVPAQAREKHGHLSEQIEEHRFRYYVKDAPVVSDADFDRLLRSLEELEEEYPELRTPDSPTQKVAGSYETEFTAVEHRSRMLSLDNTFNDDELAAWFDRVHRELGDQEYHFLCELKVDGLAVNLTYEHGRLTRAATRGDGRTGEDITPNVRTIADVPDRLRGDEIPDLVEIRGEVFFPMERFQELNARLVAAGDKPFANPRNAAAGSLRQKDPRVTASRPLHMVVHGIGALEGPTGMSRLSEAYDLLQTWGLPTSPHNRVVDGLAQAREFIAHYGENRHSVEHEIDGVVVKLDEIRLQGRLGSTARAPRWAIAYKYAPEEVNSKLLDIKVGVGRTGRVTPYAQVEPVTVAGSEVEFATLHNQEVVKAKGVLIGDTVVLRKAGDVIPEILGPVADLRDGSEREFVMPARCPECGTPLRPMKEGDVDLRCPNARACPAQLRERVSYLAGRECLDIEHFGEVVAAALTRPLEPADPPLTDEGDLFDLTVEKLLPIRAYVLDPNSGLPKRDPKTGEEKVVTVFANKEGEPKKNTLALLRNIEEAKTRPLARFLNGLSIRHVGPVAAQALAREFRSVDRIEQAGEEELSATEGVGPIIAASLKEWFAEEWHREIVRKWKAAGVPLEEESAGEDEGPRPLAGLTVVVTGTLENHTRDGAKEALQTRGAKVTGSVSKKTSFVVVGDNPGSKYDKAMQLKVPVLDEDGFTVLLEQGPEAAADAALSAEE, encoded by the coding sequence GTGGCCGGCGACAAGCAGGCGGAGACGACGAGCGTGCCCGCTCAGGCACGGGAGAAGCACGGACACCTCTCCGAGCAGATCGAGGAACACCGCTTCCGGTACTACGTGAAGGACGCCCCCGTCGTCAGCGACGCGGACTTCGACCGGTTGCTGCGCTCCCTGGAGGAGCTGGAGGAGGAGTACCCGGAGCTGCGCACCCCGGACTCCCCGACCCAGAAGGTGGCCGGCTCCTACGAGACGGAGTTCACCGCCGTCGAGCACCGCTCGCGCATGCTCTCCCTGGACAACACGTTCAACGACGACGAGCTGGCCGCCTGGTTCGACCGCGTCCACCGGGAACTGGGCGACCAGGAGTACCACTTCCTGTGCGAGCTGAAGGTCGACGGACTCGCCGTCAACCTCACCTACGAGCACGGCCGCCTCACCCGCGCCGCCACCCGCGGCGACGGCCGCACCGGCGAGGACATCACCCCCAACGTCCGCACCATCGCCGACGTCCCCGACCGCCTGCGCGGCGACGAGATCCCCGACCTGGTCGAGATCCGCGGCGAGGTGTTCTTCCCCATGGAGCGCTTCCAGGAGCTGAACGCCCGTCTGGTCGCCGCCGGGGACAAGCCGTTCGCCAACCCGCGCAACGCGGCGGCCGGTTCGCTGCGCCAGAAGGACCCGCGGGTCACCGCCTCCCGGCCGCTGCACATGGTGGTCCACGGCATCGGCGCCCTGGAGGGCCCCACCGGCATGTCCCGGCTCTCCGAGGCGTACGACCTGCTGCAGACCTGGGGCCTGCCCACCTCCCCGCACAACCGGGTCGTCGACGGCCTGGCCCAGGCCCGGGAGTTCATCGCCCACTACGGCGAGAACCGTCACTCCGTGGAGCACGAGATCGACGGCGTCGTCGTCAAGCTCGACGAGATCCGCCTGCAGGGCCGACTCGGCTCCACCGCCCGCGCACCCCGCTGGGCCATCGCGTACAAGTACGCGCCGGAGGAGGTCAACAGCAAGCTCCTCGACATCAAGGTCGGTGTCGGCCGCACCGGCCGCGTCACCCCCTACGCACAGGTCGAGCCGGTCACCGTGGCCGGCAGCGAGGTCGAGTTCGCCACCCTGCACAACCAGGAGGTCGTCAAGGCCAAGGGCGTCCTCATCGGGGACACGGTGGTGCTGCGCAAGGCCGGTGACGTGATCCCGGAGATCCTCGGTCCGGTCGCCGATCTCCGCGACGGCAGCGAGCGCGAGTTCGTGATGCCCGCGCGGTGCCCCGAGTGCGGGACGCCGCTGCGGCCCATGAAGGAGGGCGACGTCGATCTGCGCTGCCCCAACGCCCGCGCCTGCCCCGCACAGTTGCGCGAGCGCGTCTCCTACCTGGCCGGCCGCGAGTGCCTGGACATCGAGCACTTCGGCGAGGTCGTCGCCGCCGCCCTCACCCGGCCGCTGGAGCCCGCCGACCCGCCGCTGACCGACGAGGGCGACCTCTTCGACCTCACCGTGGAGAAGCTGCTGCCGATCCGGGCGTACGTCCTCGACCCCAACAGCGGACTGCCCAAGCGGGACCCGAAGACCGGCGAGGAGAAGGTCGTCACGGTCTTCGCCAACAAGGAGGGCGAGCCGAAGAAGAACACCCTCGCCCTGCTGCGGAACATCGAGGAGGCCAAGACCCGCCCCCTCGCCCGCTTCCTCAACGGGCTCTCCATCCGGCACGTCGGCCCGGTCGCCGCGCAGGCCCTCGCCCGCGAGTTCCGCTCCGTCGACCGCATCGAACAGGCCGGCGAGGAGGAGCTGTCGGCGACCGAGGGCGTCGGCCCCATCATCGCCGCCTCCCTCAAGGAGTGGTTCGCCGAGGAGTGGCACCGCGAGATCGTCCGCAAGTGGAAGGCGGCCGGCGTCCCGCTGGAGGAGGAGTCGGCCGGCGAGGACGAGGGGCCGCGTCCGCTCGCCGGGCTCACCGTGGTCGTCACCGGCACCCTGGAGAACCACACCCGGGACGGCGCCAAGGAGGCCCTCCAGACCCGCGGAGCGAAGGTGACCGGCTCGGTGTCCAAGAAGACGTCGTTCGTGGTCGTCGGCGACAACCCGGGGTCGAAGTACGACAAGGCGATGCAACTGAAGGTGCCGGTCCTGGACGAGGACGGTTTCACCGTCCTGCTCGAACAGGGTCCGGAAGCCGCCGCCGACGCCGCGCTTTCGGCCGAGGAATAG
- a CDS encoding methionine synthase, whose translation MNDTLRLGPATGVGSLPGDDAREAAKTSAGIFEDFPFLPELPARGPGADMIGRTAGMLVELYARVEPSGWRLGDRPGRDTRRARAWLGEDLDALEEFTQGHEGPLKVQAVGPWTLAAALELRSGEAVLSDAGACRDLVASLAEGLRLHLAEVARRVPGARLVLQLDEPSLTAVLRGQVRTASGYRTHRAVDRQIAEDGLRDVLAAHAGGPVVVHSCAPDVPFALLRRAGVAGVSFDLSLLTERDDERIGEAVEGGTRLFAGVVPATDGPLSDPAGSVMGVRTLWRRLGLSPGLLAEAVTVTPACGLAGASPEYARRALAHCVRAARSLADDPE comes from the coding sequence GTGAACGACACCCTTCGCCTCGGCCCCGCCACCGGCGTCGGCTCCCTGCCCGGGGACGACGCGCGCGAGGCCGCCAAGACCTCCGCCGGCATCTTCGAGGACTTCCCCTTCCTGCCCGAACTGCCCGCCCGGGGGCCCGGCGCCGACATGATCGGCCGCACCGCCGGGATGCTCGTCGAGCTGTACGCGCGCGTGGAGCCCAGCGGCTGGCGGCTGGGCGACCGGCCCGGCCGCGACACCCGCCGCGCGCGGGCCTGGCTCGGCGAGGACCTCGACGCGCTGGAGGAGTTCACCCAGGGCCACGAGGGCCCGCTCAAGGTCCAGGCCGTCGGCCCCTGGACGCTCGCCGCCGCCCTGGAACTGCGCAGCGGCGAGGCCGTCCTCTCCGACGCGGGCGCCTGCCGCGACCTCGTCGCCTCCCTCGCCGAGGGGCTGCGCCTGCACCTCGCCGAGGTCGCCCGGCGCGTCCCCGGCGCCCGGCTCGTCCTCCAGCTCGACGAACCCTCCCTCACCGCCGTGCTGCGCGGACAGGTCCGTACCGCCAGCGGCTACCGCACCCACCGGGCCGTCGACCGCCAGATCGCCGAGGACGGCCTGCGGGACGTGCTCGCCGCCCACGCCGGCGGGCCCGTCGTGGTCCACTCCTGCGCACCGGACGTGCCCTTCGCCCTGCTGCGCCGGGCCGGAGTGGCGGGCGTCTCCTTCGACCTCTCGCTGCTCACCGAGCGTGACGACGAGCGGATCGGGGAAGCCGTGGAGGGCGGCACCCGGCTCTTCGCCGGTGTCGTGCCCGCCACCGACGGCCCGTTGTCCGACCCTGCCGGTAGCGTCATGGGGGTCAGGACGCTGTGGCGCAGGCTGGGGCTGTCTCCGGGGCTTCTCGCGGAGGCGGTCACCGTCACCCCGGCGTGCGGACTCGCGGGCGCCTCCCCCGAGTACGCGCGCCGGGCTCTCGCCCACTGCGTCCGGGCGGCGAGATCACTCGCGGACGACCCAGAGTAA
- a CDS encoding SDR family oxidoreductase yields the protein MATHVITGAGSGIGAAVARRLHERGDEIVLHARDAGRARELAAAYPGARTLVGDLAEPDRLSWALSHQSPPDRVDSLLHIAGVVDLGPVGELTPKTWHHQLDVNLVAPAELTRLLLPQVRAAQGHVVFVNSGSGLRAHAGWAAYAASKHGLKALADALRHEEHAHGVRVTSVYPGRTASPMQAKVHRQQGEEYDPARWIDPESVATTILMALDLPRDAEVNDLTVRPGR from the coding sequence ATGGCTACACATGTGATCACCGGAGCGGGCTCGGGCATCGGCGCGGCCGTCGCCCGCCGCCTGCACGAGCGCGGCGACGAGATCGTGCTGCACGCGCGGGACGCGGGCCGCGCGAGGGAACTGGCGGCCGCCTACCCGGGCGCGCGGACCCTGGTCGGGGACCTCGCCGAGCCGGACCGGCTCTCCTGGGCCCTGTCCCACCAGTCGCCGCCCGACCGGGTCGACTCGCTGCTGCACATCGCCGGGGTCGTCGACCTCGGCCCGGTCGGGGAACTGACCCCGAAGACCTGGCACCACCAGCTCGACGTCAACCTGGTCGCCCCCGCCGAGCTGACCCGGCTCCTGTTGCCCCAGGTGCGCGCCGCCCAGGGACACGTGGTCTTCGTCAACTCCGGCTCGGGACTGCGCGCCCACGCCGGCTGGGCCGCGTACGCCGCCTCCAAGCACGGGCTGAAGGCCCTCGCGGACGCGCTGCGCCACGAGGAGCACGCCCACGGGGTCCGCGTCACCTCCGTCTACCCCGGCCGCACCGCCAGCCCCATGCAGGCCAAGGTGCACCGCCAGCAGGGCGAGGAGTACGACCCGGCGCGCTGGATCGACCCCGAGTCGGTCGCCACGACCATCCTCATGGCGCTCGACCTGCCGAGGGACGCGGAGGTCAACGACCTGACGGTACGCCCGGGACGGTGA
- a CDS encoding TIGR00730 family Rossman fold protein, translated as MNICVFLSAADLDARYTRPAKEFATLIGKGGHALVWGGSDTGLMKVVADGVQEAGGRIIGVSVGFLAAKARAGADEMVIAADLAERKRLLLEKADAVVIMVGGTGTLDEATEILELKKHGHTDKPVVLLNTEGFYDGLRTQFRRMEDEGFLPRPLTDLVFFAEEPAGALAYLEESRGVV; from the coding sequence ATGAACATCTGCGTCTTCCTCTCCGCCGCCGACCTCGACGCGCGCTACACCCGTCCGGCGAAGGAGTTCGCCACCCTGATCGGCAAGGGCGGGCACGCGCTCGTGTGGGGCGGTTCGGACACCGGCCTGATGAAGGTCGTGGCCGACGGGGTCCAGGAGGCCGGCGGCCGGATCATCGGGGTCTCGGTGGGCTTCCTCGCCGCGAAGGCCCGTGCGGGCGCCGACGAGATGGTGATCGCCGCCGACCTCGCCGAGCGCAAGCGGCTGCTCCTGGAGAAGGCCGACGCCGTCGTCATCATGGTGGGCGGTACCGGCACCCTGGACGAGGCGACCGAGATCCTGGAGCTGAAGAAGCACGGCCACACCGACAAGCCGGTCGTCCTGCTCAACACGGAGGGCTTCTACGACGGGCTGCGCACCCAGTTCCGCCGCATGGAGGACGAGGGCTTCCTGCCGCGCCCCCTGACCGATCTGGTGTTCTTCGCCGAGGAGCCGGCCGGCGCGCTCGCCTACCTGGAGGAGAGCCGCGGCGTGGTCTGA
- a CDS encoding DUF427 domain-containing protein: MTEGHRITVGPSGRHVRVRHGELLLAESDDALVLRETGCPDRYYLPPGDVRLDLLAPSGTHTYCPFKGTASYWSLPGAPDLVWAYPDPKPGVAEIRDHLCFYEPEVS; this comes from the coding sequence ATGACCGAGGGACACCGCATCACGGTCGGTCCCAGCGGCCGGCACGTGCGCGTGCGCCACGGCGAACTGCTGCTGGCCGAGAGCGACGACGCGCTGGTGCTGCGGGAGACGGGGTGCCCGGACCGGTACTACCTGCCGCCCGGGGACGTCCGGCTCGACCTGCTGGCGCCGTCCGGCACGCACACGTACTGCCCGTTCAAGGGCACCGCCTCCTACTGGTCGCTGCCCGGCGCCCCGGATCTGGTCTGGGCCTACCCGGACCCGAAGCCCGGCGTGGCGGAGATCCGCGACCACCTCTGCTTCTACGAGCCGGAGGTGTCGTGA
- a CDS encoding alpha/beta hydrolase encodes MDTMTLSRDGTPLALERTGRGPAVVLVSGAMSTGATVASLAAALAERFAVTVYDRRGRGASGDTPPYAVEREIEDLAAVVAEAGEGACLYGVSSGGALVLRALAAGLPVRRAAVYEVPYALADEALRGRAEYTARLTGALAEGRRGDAVELFLRLTGLGEAVIEGARQSPLWSGMESLAASLAYDDAVMGDGSVPRALLASVRVPVLSVAGDASPAWLREAAGAVAEAVPDGAYRVLAGQTHLVEPEVLAPVLAEFFTAG; translated from the coding sequence ATGGACACCATGACGCTTTCACGCGACGGCACCCCCCTCGCCCTGGAGCGCACCGGCCGGGGCCCCGCCGTCGTCCTGGTCAGCGGCGCGATGTCGACCGGGGCCACGGTGGCCTCCCTGGCCGCGGCGCTGGCGGAGCGCTTCGCGGTCACGGTGTACGACCGCCGGGGCCGCGGCGCGAGCGGCGACACCCCGCCCTACGCGGTGGAGCGCGAGATCGAGGACCTGGCGGCGGTCGTCGCCGAGGCGGGCGAGGGGGCGTGCCTGTACGGCGTCTCCTCGGGCGGCGCGCTGGTGCTGCGCGCGCTCGCGGCCGGGCTGCCGGTGCGCCGGGCCGCCGTCTACGAGGTGCCGTACGCGCTCGCCGACGAGGCGCTGCGGGGCCGCGCGGAATACACGGCGCGGCTGACCGGGGCGCTGGCGGAGGGCCGGCGCGGGGACGCGGTGGAGCTGTTCCTGCGGCTGACCGGCCTCGGCGAGGCGGTGATCGAGGGCGCCCGGCAGTCGCCGCTGTGGTCCGGGATGGAGTCCCTCGCCGCGAGCCTCGCCTACGACGACGCGGTGATGGGCGACGGGAGCGTCCCGCGCGCGCTGCTGGCCTCGGTGCGGGTGCCGGTGCTGTCGGTCGCGGGCGACGCGAGCCCGGCGTGGCTGCGCGAGGCCGCGGGGGCGGTCGCGGAGGCCGTGCCGGACGGCGCGTACCGCGTGCTGGCGGGCCAGACCCACCTGGTGGAGCCGGAGGTGCTGGCGCCGGTGCTGGCGGAGTTCTTCACGGCGGGGTGA
- the mnmA gene encoding tRNA 2-thiouridine(34) synthase MnmA, translated as MTDIPQRTRPLRVLAAMSGGVDSAVAAARAAEAGHDVTGVHLALSANPQSFRTGARGCCTIEDSRDARRAADVIGIPFYVWDLADRFREDVVEDFVAEYEAGRTPNPCLRCNEKIKFAALLDKALALGFDAVCTGHYAKVLVRPDGTRELHRAADLAKDQSYVLGVLDDRQLAHALFPLGDTLTTKDEIRAEAERRGLAVARKPDSHDICFIADGDTQGFLADRLGKAEGAIVDESGARVGTHEGAYGFTIGQRKGLRLGTPAPDGKPRYVLDISPVTNTVTVGPAASLDVGGLRAVKPRWCGTAPSGPGTYTAQLRAHGGECEVRAEPVDGALEVTFAEPVRGVAPGQAIVLYDGTRVVGSATIASTRRATAGVS; from the coding sequence ATGACTGACATCCCGCAGCGCACCCGTCCCCTGCGCGTCCTCGCCGCCATGTCGGGCGGCGTCGACTCCGCCGTCGCCGCCGCCCGCGCCGCCGAGGCCGGACACGACGTGACCGGTGTCCACCTCGCGCTCTCCGCCAACCCGCAGTCCTTCCGCACCGGAGCGCGCGGCTGCTGCACCATCGAGGACTCGCGGGACGCCCGCCGCGCCGCGGACGTCATCGGCATCCCCTTCTACGTGTGGGACCTCGCCGACCGCTTCCGCGAGGACGTCGTCGAGGACTTCGTCGCCGAGTACGAGGCCGGCCGCACCCCCAACCCGTGCCTGCGCTGCAACGAGAAGATCAAGTTCGCCGCGCTGCTGGACAAGGCCCTCGCGCTCGGCTTCGACGCCGTCTGCACCGGCCACTACGCGAAGGTCCTGGTCCGCCCCGACGGCACCCGGGAACTGCACCGCGCCGCCGACCTCGCCAAGGACCAGTCCTACGTCCTCGGGGTGCTCGACGACCGGCAGCTCGCCCACGCCCTGTTCCCGCTCGGCGACACGCTCACCACCAAGGACGAGATCCGCGCCGAGGCCGAGCGGCGGGGCCTCGCCGTCGCCAGGAAGCCCGACTCGCACGACATCTGCTTCATCGCCGACGGCGACACGCAGGGCTTCCTCGCCGACCGCCTGGGCAAGGCCGAGGGCGCCATCGTCGACGAGTCCGGCGCGCGGGTCGGCACCCACGAGGGCGCGTACGGCTTCACCATCGGCCAGCGCAAGGGCCTGCGCCTCGGCACCCCCGCCCCCGACGGCAAGCCGCGCTACGTGCTGGACATCTCCCCGGTCACCAACACCGTGACGGTCGGACCGGCCGCCTCCCTCGACGTCGGCGGACTTCGCGCCGTCAAGCCCCGCTGGTGCGGCACCGCCCCCTCGGGCCCCGGCACCTACACCGCCCAGCTCCGCGCCCACGGCGGCGAGTGCGAGGTCCGCGCCGAACCGGTCGACGGCGCCCTGGAGGTGACCTTCGCCGAGCCCGTCCGCGGCGTCGCCCCGGGCCAGGCGATCGTGCTGTACGACGGCACCCGCGTGGTCGGTTCGGCGACGATCGCCTCCACCAGGCGCGCGACGGCCGGGGTGTCCTGA
- a CDS encoding N-acetylmuramoyl-L-alanine amidase: MGAEKSTSGDTDRRMGRRALLVGGTAAVVGTAVLARERLARLGWRVPGVAKPREEGAVDDRGARWVAASEANWRRADRPDDYRIDMVIVHVTQGSLAGAVRAFQDPAHQAATHYIVGQDGRVTQMIRELDVAFHAGNRAYNERSVGIEHEGFVDRPRDFTDAMYASSARLTAGICARYAIPVDREHVIGHVEVPGTDHTDPGPHWDWDRYLGLVRRAATSAPSDAPATTPGPTPGGTGV; the protein is encoded by the coding sequence ATGGGGGCCGAGAAGAGCACGTCCGGGGACACGGACCGGCGGATGGGGCGGCGCGCGCTGCTCGTGGGCGGGACGGCGGCGGTGGTGGGCACGGCGGTGCTCGCACGCGAGCGGCTCGCCCGGCTGGGGTGGCGCGTGCCGGGCGTCGCCAAGCCCCGGGAGGAGGGCGCCGTGGACGACCGGGGCGCCCGGTGGGTGGCCGCCTCGGAGGCCAACTGGCGGCGCGCGGACCGGCCCGACGACTACCGCATCGACATGGTGATCGTGCACGTCACCCAGGGCAGTCTCGCGGGCGCGGTGCGGGCCTTCCAGGACCCCGCGCACCAGGCGGCCACGCACTACATCGTGGGCCAGGACGGCCGGGTCACGCAGATGATCCGCGAGCTGGACGTGGCCTTCCACGCGGGCAACCGCGCCTACAACGAGCGCAGTGTCGGCATCGAGCACGAGGGGTTCGTGGACCGGCCGCGGGACTTCACCGACGCGATGTACGCGTCCTCGGCGCGGCTGACCGCGGGGATCTGCGCGCGGTACGCGATACCCGTGGACCGCGAGCACGTGATCGGCCACGTGGAGGTGCCGGGCACCGACCACACCGATCCCGGCCCGCACTGGGACTGGGACCGGTACCTGGGGCTGGTCCGGCGGGCGGCCACGAGCGCCCCCTCGGACGCGCCGGCCACCACCCCCGGCCCGACGCCGGGCGGCACGGGCGTCTAG